The proteins below are encoded in one region of Clostridium pasteurianum DSM 525 = ATCC 6013:
- a CDS encoding aldo/keto reductase, translating to MVKSIKDVITLNNGVEIPQHGFGVYLITDEEKAYKAINKALEVGYRAFDTAQFYENEPLLGKILNESSLSRDELFITTKVANYNQGYDSTLSTVEQSLKDLRVDQLDLLLIHWPSKKRFFETWRAMEKLYNEKLVKAIGVSNYEIHHLEELISNSDIKPVIDQVESHPYLIQQELKDYVDKNNIAFQAWSPLGRGAVLKDPIIKIIAEQHNKSIAQVIIRWHLQKGNIVIPKSITPSRIEENADVYDFALTEEEMKIIDALNRAERTGDDPDSIYFQM from the coding sequence ATGGTAAAATCTATTAAGGATGTTATAACTTTAAATAATGGAGTTGAAATACCACAACATGGTTTTGGTGTATATTTAATCACAGATGAAGAAAAAGCATATAAAGCAATAAATAAAGCTTTAGAGGTTGGATATAGAGCTTTCGACACAGCACAATTTTATGAAAATGAGCCTTTACTAGGTAAAATATTAAACGAGTCTTCTTTGAGTAGAGATGAATTGTTTATAACTACCAAAGTAGCCAATTATAATCAAGGATATGACAGTACACTGAGTACTGTTGAACAATCATTAAAAGATTTACGTGTAGATCAGCTAGACCTTTTGTTAATTCATTGGCCGAGTAAAAAGCGTTTTTTTGAAACTTGGAGAGCTATGGAAAAATTGTATAATGAAAAATTAGTTAAAGCTATTGGGGTATCTAATTATGAAATTCACCATTTGGAAGAGCTTATATCAAATTCAGATATAAAACCAGTTATAGATCAGGTAGAGTCTCATCCCTATTTAATACAACAAGAACTTAAAGATTATGTAGATAAAAACAATATAGCTTTTCAAGCCTGGAGTCCTCTCGGAAGGGGTGCTGTTCTTAAAGATCCTATTATTAAAATAATAGCAGAACAGCATAATAAGTCAATTGCACAGGTAATTATTCGTTGGCATTTACAGAAAGGCAATATTGTAATTCCTAAATCAATTACACCTTCTCGTATTGAAGAAAATGCTGATGTATATGATTTTGCTTTAACTGAAGAAGAAATGAAAATTATAGATGCTTTAAATAGAGCTGAAAGAACTGGGGATGATCCAGATTCCATATATTTTCAGATGTAA
- a CDS encoding VOC family protein: MKEFNEKILSKGVHHIALKVKNFDNTIKFYTEGLGFKKYLCWEQNGNRVSFLSAGGNSFIQIFEDDSKEDISNATYTHMAFYTKNCEEAIKAAKNAGAKVKGPIEIKIPSNPDIIMRTAYCKGPDGESIEFFEENTIV, encoded by the coding sequence ATGAAGGAGTTTAATGAAAAAATATTAAGTAAGGGTGTACATCATATTGCCCTTAAAGTTAAAAATTTTGATAATACAATTAAGTTTTATACAGAAGGACTTGGTTTTAAAAAATATTTATGTTGGGAGCAAAATGGAAATAGAGTATCATTTTTGAGCGCAGGGGGGAATAGTTTTATACAAATATTTGAAGATGATTCTAAAGAAGATATATCCAATGCTACTTATACTCATATGGCTTTTTACACAAAAAATTGTGAAGAGGCTATAAAAGCAGCTAAAAATGCTGGGGCAAAAGTGAAAGGACCTATTGAAATAAAAATACCATCTAATCCTGATATTATAATGAGAACAGCTTATTGTAAAGGTCCTGATGGTGAATCTATCGAGTTTTTTGAAGAAAATACTATTGTGTAG
- a CDS encoding nitrogenase component 1, translating to MENTIFQPRNFCELGALHSVLAINKAVPIVHSGAGCCLRLYQGMSYCNGYQGFGYSGGSFIPNDNIHREDFIYGGENRIKQLIESTVKLVDAELYVVFTGCNVQLAGDDVKAVVSEFKEKGIPVVYVDTAGYKGNAYIGHELLLKSIIEQFVSKKLPIKKGKINLWVNPPYLDPFWSGNIDNLKNMLEKIGLEVNALFGFSANVNSWSEIPTAEFNILISGWTGIKTMEFLKKRFGTPYIHYSILPIGAYQSSKFLRDIGEFCNVDINIVNKYIEKKESIFYYYMNRLTELLNRYDSSFPQRFFLIGESSYVLGVTSFLINELGMIPGCQHIVDNPPNIYKEDIKNKIDSCVIFSDDSQIIIKNIKEKSENFIPLIIGSSWDKEIISELNGYFLSLSTPVSDKVILNKSYIGYEGGLNFIEDIFSCIFNKL from the coding sequence ATGGAGAATACTATATTTCAACCTAGAAATTTTTGTGAACTTGGTGCATTACATAGTGTATTGGCTATTAATAAAGCTGTTCCTATAGTTCACTCAGGGGCAGGGTGCTGTTTGAGGTTATATCAGGGAATGAGTTATTGTAATGGTTATCAGGGCTTTGGATACAGTGGTGGAAGTTTTATCCCAAATGATAATATCCATAGAGAAGATTTTATATACGGAGGAGAAAATAGGATAAAACAATTAATTGAAAGTACTGTAAAACTTGTAGATGCAGAATTATATGTAGTATTCACAGGGTGTAATGTACAGTTAGCTGGAGATGATGTAAAAGCTGTAGTTAGTGAATTTAAAGAAAAAGGAATACCTGTAGTATATGTGGATACTGCAGGATATAAAGGAAATGCCTATATTGGACATGAATTACTATTAAAATCCATTATAGAACAATTTGTTTCAAAAAAATTACCAATTAAAAAGGGAAAAATAAACCTTTGGGTGAATCCGCCCTATTTAGATCCTTTTTGGAGCGGTAATATAGACAATTTGAAAAATATGTTGGAGAAGATTGGACTTGAGGTAAATGCTTTATTTGGATTTTCTGCGAATGTAAATTCATGGAGTGAAATTCCAACTGCTGAATTTAATATATTGATATCTGGTTGGACAGGTATAAAGACTATGGAGTTTTTAAAAAAAAGATTTGGAACACCATATATTCATTATTCAATATTACCTATTGGAGCATATCAATCAAGTAAATTTTTAAGAGACATTGGAGAATTTTGTAATGTGGATATAAATATAGTAAATAAATATATAGAAAAAAAGGAGTCAATATTTTATTATTATATGAATAGACTAACTGAACTTTTAAATCGGTATGATAGTTCTTTTCCACAACGTTTTTTTCTTATAGGAGAATCTAGTTATGTATTAGGTGTTACTAGTTTTTTAATAAATGAATTGGGTATGATTCCAGGGTGCCAACATATAGTAGACAATCCCCCTAATATCTACAAGGAGGATATAAAAAATAAAATAGATTCATGTGTAATTTTTTCAGATGATTCACAAATAATTATAAAAAATATAAAAGAAAAAAGTGAAAATTTTATTCCATTGATAATAGGGAGTAGTTGGGATAAAGAAATTATATCTGAATTGAATGGATATTTTTTATCTTTAAGTACTCCGGTGTCTGATAAGGTTATACTCAATAAAAGTTATATAGGATATGAAGGAGGGTTGAATTTTATAGAAGATATTTTTTCTTGCATATTTAATAAGTTATAA
- a CDS encoding nitrogenase component 1 — MYFERIDNDMCEDKEKLNSENCKNLSFMQCADCQSPIISNVLSTIRNSVVIIHSPLGCASSFIDFNIKFKIGLKKRGLPIKNAKLVSSNITESDVIFDVDKKLKNAIDRSIESFNPKVIFITSSCGSGITALDIQNVINSIQDEYSIPLIIITCELYNSGFWSSGAKLGQSKNLNKLIKNNNICEKFYNVINFTGNDDIKEILDKIPVNWNYITCYTEYECLEKMSGASGTLLISPDRFSKYISEWLKDEFNIPCINKTLPYGIEATDNFFDEIDIWFKEKFSVHNIISNDKNRYMEKLKEIKIKLNYIKCLPIIMGYGYEKSILVMLKDLDINIMDYDSKYKMIFDNSDMPFFKKELSGNLYGLQGVKISFNQAYILINFIGHMKPDLVIVKHYSLRAWTAKMGIPTLWIEDEFEFYGYKGMLQFAQRLLDLISNKNFIKNINKYSKLPYREWWMRENLLKKV; from the coding sequence ATGTATTTTGAAAGGATAGATAATGATATGTGTGAAGACAAAGAAAAATTAAATTCAGAAAATTGTAAGAATTTATCTTTTATGCAGTGTGCTGATTGTCAGTCGCCTATAATATCTAATGTGTTATCTACAATAAGAAATAGTGTAGTAATTATTCATTCCCCACTAGGTTGCGCCTCTTCTTTTATTGATTTTAATATTAAATTCAAAATAGGATTAAAAAAACGTGGTTTACCAATAAAAAATGCTAAACTTGTCAGTAGTAATATTACGGAATCAGATGTAATTTTTGATGTTGATAAAAAATTAAAAAATGCAATAGATCGTTCAATAGAGAGCTTTAATCCTAAAGTTATTTTTATAACTTCTAGTTGTGGATCTGGAATAACAGCATTAGATATACAAAATGTCATTAATTCTATACAAGATGAATATTCGATTCCGTTAATAATTATTACTTGTGAACTCTATAATTCTGGATTCTGGAGTTCTGGAGCTAAATTAGGACAATCTAAAAATTTAAATAAACTTATAAAAAATAATAATATTTGTGAAAAATTTTATAATGTTATAAATTTTACTGGCAATGATGATATAAAGGAAATACTTGATAAAATACCGGTTAATTGGAATTATATTACTTGTTATACTGAGTATGAGTGTTTGGAAAAAATGTCAGGGGCATCGGGTACACTGTTAATTTCTCCAGATCGTTTCAGCAAATATATTTCAGAGTGGCTGAAAGATGAATTCAATATACCTTGTATTAATAAAACTTTACCTTATGGAATAGAAGCTACGGATAATTTTTTTGATGAAATTGATATATGGTTTAAAGAAAAATTTTCAGTTCATAATATAATTTCTAATGATAAGAATAGATACATGGAAAAATTAAAAGAAATTAAAATTAAATTAAATTACATAAAGTGTTTGCCGATAATAATGGGATACGGATATGAAAAGAGTATATTAGTGATGTTGAAAGATTTAGATATTAACATTATGGATTATGATAGTAAGTATAAGATGATTTTTGATAATAGTGATATGCCTTTTTTTAAAAAAGAATTAAGCGGAAATTTATATGGATTACAAGGGGTAAAGATTTCTTTTAATCAAGCATATATATTAATTAATTTTATTGGTCATATGAAACCTGATTTAGTGATTGTAAAGCATTATAGCTTACGAGCTTGGACTGCTAAAATGGGCATACCAACCTTATGGATTGAAGATGAATTTGAATTCTATGGATATAAAGGTATGCTACAATTTGCACAAAGATTGTTAGATTTAATTAGTAATAAAAACTTTATAAAAAATATAAATAAATATTCGAAATTACCATACAGAGAATGGTGGATGAGAGAAAATCTATTAAAAAAGGTGTAA
- a CDS encoding GNAT family N-acetyltransferase gives MIKDIFKEFPEVKTDKIILRELNFNDIKDMFEIFSNEEILKYYYISPHKSIEDTERLFFMFINDYRDCKAITWGIVNPKNNKLIGICGFNNFDCKLSRAQINYELNRAYLRQGFIYDALNEIIKIGFKNSSIKRIEAIVDDKNKNSKEILENLEFKYEGCLRKRFYFNGNFKDENYFGLLKDEWY, from the coding sequence ATGATAAAAGATATATTTAAAGAATTTCCAGAAGTTAAAACAGATAAAATAATATTAAGAGAATTAAATTTTAATGATATTAAGGATATGTTTGAAATATTTTCAAATGAGGAAATATTAAAGTATTATTATATATCACCACATAAAAGCATTGAAGATACTGAAAGGTTATTTTTTATGTTTATTAATGATTATAGAGATTGTAAAGCTATAACATGGGGAATTGTTAATCCAAAAAACAATAAATTAATTGGTATTTGTGGATTTAATAATTTTGACTGTAAATTAAGCAGAGCACAAATTAATTATGAACTCAATAGAGCATATTTGAGACAAGGTTTTATATATGATGCTCTCAATGAAATTATTAAAATTGGATTTAAGAACAGTTCTATAAAGAGAATTGAAGCAATAGTTGATGATAAAAATAAAAACTCTAAAGAGATACTTGAAAATTTAGAATTTAAGTATGAGGGTTGCTTAAGAAAACGATTTTATTTCAATGGAAATTTTAAAGATGAAAATTATTTTGGCTTATTAAAGGATGAATGGTATTAG
- a CDS encoding MBL fold metallo-hydrolase, whose product MESKKISTDSSVFIFNELETYKTNVFLIERKAKVFLIDTFCGTDSMNLIKGILSKKLNKEIIIVNTHFHWDHVWGNCAFKNNLIISHKLCRKFLDKYWKQQLKQNKKYILGNVEKVLPNFTFKEGIKFENEEIEIFYSPGHTLDSISIFDHHNGILYAGDNLEKPIIYVENKDIEIYIETLEKYLKLKPKKIMAGHTIYLNEEDIFKTIKYLEDLRNGSHIQFESEYMTKVHKENYNLINEKTNYKKFNI is encoded by the coding sequence ATGGAAAGTAAAAAGATCAGCACTGATAGCAGTGTATTTATATTTAATGAGTTAGAAACGTATAAAACTAATGTCTTTCTAATTGAGAGAAAGGCAAAGGTGTTTTTAATTGATACTTTTTGTGGCACAGATAGTATGAATTTGATAAAAGGAATATTAAGTAAAAAACTTAATAAAGAAATTATCATTGTAAATACACATTTTCATTGGGATCATGTATGGGGAAATTGTGCTTTTAAAAATAATTTAATAATTAGTCATAAATTGTGTAGAAAATTTTTAGATAAATATTGGAAACAACAGTTGAAACAAAATAAAAAGTATATATTAGGTAATGTTGAAAAGGTGTTACCTAATTTTACTTTTAAAGAAGGCATTAAATTTGAAAATGAAGAAATAGAAATATTTTATAGTCCTGGACATACTTTGGATAGTATATCCATATTTGATCACCATAATGGAATATTATATGCAGGTGATAATTTAGAAAAACCAATTATATACGTAGAGAACAAAGATATTGAAATATATATAGAAACACTTGAGAAATATTTGAAGCTTAAACCTAAAAAAATTATGGCTGGTCATACTATATATTTGAATGAAGAGGATATTTTTAAAACAATAAAATATCTAGAAGACTTAAGAAACGGAAGCCATATACAGTTTGAAAGTGAATATATGACAAAGGTGCACAAGGAAAATTATAATTTAATCAATGAAAAAACTAATTATAAAAAATTTAACATATAA
- a CDS encoding alanyl-tRNA editing protein yields MNNMINATEKLFYKDPYLCQADCEVEDVIEKDGKYEVILKSTPFYPEGGGQPSDIGYMDNIKVEYVYEKDEVIYHVMSEKPRNKIVHCEADLERRIDHNQQHSGEHLMSAAFFKLYNGVNAGFHLGEDYVTLDIKIKDMTEDMIKKAEMEANYYVFKNEPVKTYFVTKEEAEKLPLRKAITAEGKIRMVQMGENLDYSACCGTQVRRTGEIRIIKIVKWEKNKGMTRIYIKCGLRAFKDYITKNDYVTEIARGFSVEDSEIINKVKSQTDEIGNLKKKISTLYSTIAQNEAEQLMENSKDKYIIKEYKEEGFDFLDKLYEHLKNEEYILILTSLKDNRLLFAHNGSFAIECGKLFKEKLKEFGGRGGGNAKRAQANFQDTDSMRSFTEYLKENALN; encoded by the coding sequence ATGAATAATATGATTAATGCTACAGAAAAACTATTTTATAAAGACCCATATCTTTGTCAGGCTGACTGCGAAGTAGAAGATGTAATAGAAAAAGATGGAAAATATGAAGTGATACTAAAAAGTACTCCTTTTTATCCAGAAGGAGGTGGGCAACCCTCTGATATAGGTTACATGGATAATATAAAGGTAGAATATGTATATGAAAAGGATGAGGTAATATATCATGTTATGTCGGAAAAACCAAGAAATAAAATTGTACACTGCGAAGCAGATCTTGAAAGAAGAATAGATCATAATCAGCAGCATTCAGGAGAGCATCTGATGTCAGCAGCTTTTTTTAAATTATATAATGGCGTAAATGCCGGTTTTCATCTTGGAGAAGACTATGTGACATTAGATATTAAAATTAAAGATATGACAGAAGATATGATAAAAAAAGCAGAAATGGAAGCCAATTATTATGTCTTTAAAAATGAACCTGTGAAAACTTATTTTGTTACAAAAGAAGAAGCTGAGAAGCTTCCTTTAAGAAAGGCCATTACAGCTGAGGGAAAAATAAGAATGGTACAAATGGGAGAAAACCTGGATTATAGTGCCTGCTGTGGAACACAGGTAAGAAGAACTGGAGAAATAAGAATTATTAAGATAGTTAAATGGGAAAAGAATAAGGGAATGACTAGAATTTATATAAAATGCGGTCTTAGAGCTTTTAAAGACTATATTACTAAAAATGATTATGTTACTGAAATTGCCAGAGGATTCTCAGTAGAAGATTCTGAAATAATAAATAAAGTAAAAAGTCAAACTGATGAAATAGGTAATTTAAAGAAGAAAATTTCTACATTGTATAGTACCATAGCTCAAAATGAAGCAGAGCAGCTAATGGAAAATTCCAAAGATAAGTATATAATTAAGGAATATAAAGAAGAAGGGTTTGATTTTTTGGACAAGCTTTATGAACATTTAAAAAATGAGGAATATATACTTATTTTAACTTCTTTAAAGGATAATAGACTTTTGTTTGCGCATAATGGTTCTTTTGCCATAGAATGTGGAAAATTATTTAAGGAAAAATTAAAAGAGTTTGGTGGCAGAGGTGGTGGAAATGCTAAAAGAGCTCAAGCAAATTTTCAGGATACAGATTCTATGAGAAGTTTTACAGAATATTTAAAAGAAAATGCTTTAAACTAG
- the addA gene encoding helicase-exonuclease AddAB subunit AddA, whose translation MMGNNWTEEQIEAIETRGCNLLVAAAAGAGKTAVLVERIIKMITDREKPVDIDRLLVVTFTNAAAAEMRERIANELSRKLFEEPESKLLQRQLVLLNKARITTIHSFCLDVIRNYFQLIDLDPKFRIADDTETVLLKNETIEELFDKKYQEENNEDFLNLVECYCSNRDDSALMEITIFLYNFAKSSPYPKEWICKASEVFNIKEDFNFQNSIWVKSILSGTMIELEGISKMIEKSLRIINNEETLKAYLETYEDDLSMINNLIRESKISWNNFIDYLRNVKFLSLKRCGKDVDKDKKEQVQKIRDKYKKQIKDIQEEILNSIGEKVLIHIKELYPMMKCLGELVLEFDRKYIEKKRLRGLIDFNDFEHLTLEILTDKEENGKVIPSKAALELKERYEEILIDEYQDSNLVQEVILSTISRSESKNPNMFMVGDVKQSIYRFRQAKPELFLRKYSNYSSEAGAKDRKILLFKNFRSRKTVLDGVNYIFKAIMSENIGELNYDEKEELKASAEFKEINREEFTELGVNEIHIIEKNKNQNNINKELVLIDQEEEQENIDNIRLEARMAALRIKELVSKRDKSYAVFDKGLGDYRSVQYKDIVILLRATTNWSSTFVEELKNFDIPVFSDTGTGYFETTEIKTILSLLQIIDNPLQDIPLLSVLRSPIASFTDEELIDIRSINRNIKFYEAMNIIVDRYNDLFNKNLEIIYAENDDYNENRFEHLKEILDNTSKEEIYAEYDDATKDIDEYIKIDRENSISKPLTKKCCDFINKLKQFRSLSIHMPIDEFIWYLYSETGYYSYAGAMPSGIQRQANLRILFQRAKSYENTSYKGLFNFINFINKLKISSKDMGSAKILGENENVVRIMSIHKSKGLEFPVVILSGCGKNFNLRDITNQILFHHELGIGPDYVNFRRRISYPTIFKNVIKKKIKFENLSEEMRILYVALTRAKEKLIITGAVNNIENASKNWSEDIDNLEDKISENIILKGKSYLDWIGPAIIKHRDGKILREVANISISDVCNIHSESNWKIKLWNREKILKEDRKSVEEVYNNKNDVEDKNLNKIDIIKEILLEIENKEPRTPYYDEINRRLSWEYKYNFLKGIPSSISVTELKRQQNSQDEYSRNVFPPVLKKRPIFLEEKKDLTPAEKGTAMHAVMQRLDFNLPVTEESIKEQVYRMVSREFITEKQAETIDIGKIERFFQSNLGKRMLSAENIKREIPFVMRLKVSEVYRELPEDSCKDEIIVLQGAMDCYFEEEDGLVIVDYKTDYVTDKNIDIVVEKYKNQIKYYAEALRKITDKIVKEQYLYLFYNGSIVKI comes from the coding sequence ATGATGGGGAATAATTGGACTGAGGAACAGATAGAAGCTATTGAAACCAGGGGATGCAATTTGTTAGTAGCTGCTGCTGCTGGAGCGGGAAAGACAGCAGTACTTGTAGAGAGAATAATAAAAATGATTACAGATAGAGAAAAGCCTGTAGATATAGATAGGCTTTTAGTAGTTACTTTTACCAATGCAGCAGCAGCAGAGATGAGAGAGAGGATAGCTAATGAACTATCGAGGAAACTTTTTGAGGAGCCAGAATCAAAGCTCTTGCAGAGGCAATTAGTACTTCTGAATAAAGCAAGAATTACTACAATTCATTCCTTTTGTTTGGACGTAATAAGAAATTATTTTCAACTTATAGATTTAGATCCTAAATTTAGAATAGCAGATGATACAGAAACTGTATTATTGAAGAATGAAACTATAGAAGAACTCTTTGATAAAAAATATCAAGAGGAAAATAATGAAGATTTTTTGAACTTAGTAGAATGTTATTGTTCTAACAGAGATGATTCAGCTCTCATGGAAATAACAATTTTTCTTTACAATTTTGCAAAAAGCAGCCCTTATCCAAAGGAGTGGATTTGTAAAGCAAGCGAAGTTTTTAATATAAAAGAAGATTTTAATTTTCAAAATTCTATTTGGGTAAAGTCAATTTTATCTGGCACTATGATAGAACTTGAAGGTATAAGTAAAATGATAGAAAAATCTTTAAGAATTATCAATAATGAGGAAACTTTAAAAGCCTATTTAGAGACTTATGAAGATGATCTATCAATGATAAATAATTTAATAAGAGAAAGCAAGATTTCATGGAATAATTTTATAGATTATCTAAGGAATGTGAAATTTTTATCTCTTAAAAGATGTGGAAAAGATGTAGATAAGGATAAAAAAGAACAAGTACAGAAAATAAGAGATAAATATAAAAAGCAGATAAAAGATATACAAGAAGAAATACTAAATTCTATTGGTGAAAAGGTATTAATTCATATTAAAGAACTATATCCAATGATGAAATGCCTAGGAGAATTAGTTCTAGAGTTTGACAGAAAATATATTGAGAAAAAGCGGCTCAGGGGTTTAATAGATTTTAATGATTTTGAACATCTCACCCTTGAAATACTTACGGATAAAGAGGAAAATGGAAAAGTAATTCCGTCTAAGGCAGCTTTGGAGCTTAAAGAAAGATATGAAGAAATCCTAATAGATGAATATCAGGATAGTAACTTAGTTCAGGAAGTTATATTAAGTACAATATCAAGAAGTGAAAGTAAAAATCCAAATATGTTTATGGTAGGAGATGTAAAGCAAAGTATATATAGATTTAGACAGGCAAAACCAGAACTTTTTCTTCGTAAATATTCTAATTATTCCAGTGAAGCAGGAGCAAAAGATAGAAAAATACTTTTGTTTAAAAATTTTAGAAGCAGAAAGACTGTGTTAGATGGAGTTAATTATATATTTAAAGCTATAATGTCTGAAAATATAGGAGAACTTAATTATGATGAAAAGGAAGAACTAAAGGCATCAGCAGAATTCAAAGAAATAAATAGAGAAGAATTTACTGAACTAGGAGTAAATGAAATACATATAATTGAAAAGAATAAAAATCAAAATAATATCAATAAAGAGCTTGTATTAATAGATCAGGAAGAAGAACAAGAAAATATTGATAATATACGGCTTGAAGCCAGGATGGCAGCTTTGAGAATAAAAGAATTGGTATCTAAAAGAGATAAATCTTATGCTGTTTTTGATAAGGGGCTTGGTGATTATAGGAGTGTTCAGTATAAGGATATAGTAATACTGCTGCGAGCTACCACAAATTGGTCATCAACTTTTGTAGAAGAATTGAAAAATTTTGATATACCTGTATTTTCAGATACTGGTACTGGTTATTTTGAAACCACAGAAATAAAAACTATTCTTTCATTGCTTCAAATAATAGATAATCCTCTTCAAGATATACCTCTTCTTTCAGTATTGAGATCCCCTATAGCTTCTTTTACCGATGAAGAGCTTATTGATATAAGGTCAATAAATAGGAATATTAAATTTTATGAAGCTATGAATATTATAGTGGACAGATATAATGATTTATTTAATAAAAATTTAGAAATTATTTATGCTGAAAATGATGATTACAATGAAAATAGATTTGAGCATTTAAAAGAGATTTTAGATAATACTAGCAAAGAAGAAATTTATGCAGAGTATGATGATGCAACTAAAGATATTGATGAATATATAAAAATAGATAGAGAAAATAGTATAAGTAAGCCATTAACTAAAAAATGTTGTGATTTTATAAACAAACTTAAACAGTTTAGAAGTTTATCTATTCATATGCCTATAGATGAATTTATATGGTATTTATATTCAGAAACAGGTTATTACAGTTATGCAGGAGCTATGCCATCAGGGATTCAAAGACAGGCAAATTTAAGAATACTATTTCAGAGGGCAAAATCTTATGAAAATACAAGTTATAAAGGGTTATTTAACTTTATAAACTTTATAAATAAATTGAAAATAAGCAGTAAAGATATGGGAAGTGCTAAAATATTAGGTGAGAATGAAAATGTAGTAAGGATAATGAGTATTCATAAAAGTAAGGGATTAGAATTTCCAGTGGTTATTTTATCTGGTTGTGGCAAAAATTTTAATTTGCGTGATATTACAAATCAAATATTGTTTCATCATGAACTTGGTATAGGACCAGATTATGTTAATTTTAGGAGAAGAATATCCTATCCTACAATATTTAAAAATGTCATTAAGAAAAAAATAAAATTTGAAAATCTTTCTGAGGAGATGAGAATACTCTATGTAGCACTTACTAGAGCAAAAGAAAAGCTCATAATAACAGGTGCTGTAAATAATATTGAAAATGCTAGTAAAAATTGGTCAGAAGATATAGATAATTTAGAAGATAAGATATCAGAAAATATAATATTAAAAGGAAAAAGCTATTTAGACTGGATAGGCCCTGCTATTATAAAGCATAGGGATGGAAAAATTCTAAGAGAAGTGGCAAATATATCTATATCAGATGTATGCAATATACACAGTGAATCTAACTGGAAAATAAAGCTATGGAATAGAGAGAAAATATTAAAGGAAGATAGGAAGTCTGTAGAAGAAGTTTATAATAATAAAAATGACGTTGAAGATAAAAATTTAAATAAAATAGATATTATTAAAGAAATTCTTTTAGAAATAGAAAATAAAGAGCCAAGGACACCTTATTATGATGAAATAAATAGGAGACTTAGCTGGGAATACAAATATAATTTTTTAAAAGGTATTCCTTCTAGTATATCTGTAACAGAACTAAAAAGACAACAAAACTCCCAGGATGAATATTCAAGAAATGTATTTCCGCCAGTACTTAAAAAAAGACCAATATTTTTAGAAGAGAAAAAAGACCTTACCCCAGCAGAGAAAGGAACAGCTATGCATGCTGTAATGCAAAGACTAGATTTTAATTTACCTGTAACAGAAGAAAGTATAAAAGAGCAAGTATACAGAATGGTTTCAAGAGAATTTATAACAGAAAAACAAGCTGAAACTATAGATATAGGCAAAATAGAAAGGTTTTTTCAAAGTAATCTTGGAAAGAGAATGTTATCTGCTGAAAATATAAAAAGAGAAATTCCCTTTGTAATGAGATTAAAAGTTTCAGAAGTATATAGAGAATTACCTGAAGATAGTTGTAAAGATGAAATAATAGTATTACAAGGAGCCATGGATTGCTATTTTGAAGAAGAAGATGGTTTGGTTATAGTAGATTATAAAACAGATTATGTTACAGATAAAAATATAGATATTGTAGTAGAAAAATATAAAAATCAAATAAAATATTATGCTGAAGCACTTAGAAAGATTACAGATAAAATAGTTAAAGAACAGTATCTATATTTATTCTATAATGGAAGCATTGTTAAAATTTAA